A genomic region of Papaver somniferum cultivar HN1 chromosome 7, ASM357369v1, whole genome shotgun sequence contains the following coding sequences:
- the LOC113297569 gene encoding MOB kinase activator-like 1A, with product MSLFGLGRNQRTFRPKKSAPSGSKGAQLRKHIDATLGSGNLREAVRLPPGEDANEWLAVNTVDFFNQVNLLYGTLTEFCTPENCPTMTAGPKYEYRWADGIQVKKPIEVSAPKYVEYLMDWIEAQLDDESIFPQKLGIPFPPNFREVVKTIFKRLFRVYAHIYHSHFQKIVSLKEEAHLNTCFKHFILFTCEFGLIDKKELAPLQELIESIIVPY from the exons ATGAGTCTCTTTGGTTTAGGCAG GAATCAGAGGACATTTCGCCCGAAAAAGAGTGCACCTTCAGGGAGTAAG GGTGCACAACTAAGAAAGCACATCGATGCCACCTTGGGTAGTGGGAATCTGAGGGAAGCCGTACGACTTCCTCCAGGAGAGGATGCAAATGAATGGCTCGCAGTAAACA CTGTGGATTTCTTCAACCAGGTGAATCTGCTCTATGGTACCCTCACTGAGTTCTGTACACCTGAGAATTGTCCTACGATGACTGCAGGCCCCAA GTACGAGTATAGATGGGCAGATGGTATACAAGTAAAGAAGCCTATTGAAGTATCTGCTCCGAAGTATGTTGAGTACTTAATGGACTGGATTGAAGCTCAGCTTGATGACGAATCCATATTTCCTCAAAAGCTTG GAATACCGTTTCCTCCCAATTTTAGAGAGGTTGTAAAGACGATATTCAAGCGTCTGTTCCGTGTGTATGCCCACATATATCATTCACATTTTCAGAAGATTGTGAGTCTTAAAGAGGAGGCTCATCTCAATACTTGCTTCAAGCATTTCATCCTGTTTACATGT GAATTTGGATTAATCGACAAGAAGGAGCTAGCTCCACTCCAGGAGCTTATAGAATCCATTATTGTTCCTTATTAA